The sequence TTGCTATATCACTTCCAGAACCCATTGCTATGCCAACATGAGCATTAGCAAGCGCAGGCACGTCATTCACACCGTCACCCGTCATAGCGGTAATTTCTGTACGTTTAAGCGCTCGTAAAATTCTATATTTATCTTCTGGCAATATACGCGCAAAAATTGTTTTATCTTTTATAGCAAGCGCAAGAGCTTGTTCATCCTTTGGCAGGTCTGTGCCTTGTATCACTTGACTATGGTGACTCGCAAGGCCAATACGGTTACCAATATTATAGGCTGTTTCGTAATGGTCGCCTGTAATAAGCCTAACCTGAATACCAGCATCTAGTGCTGCTTTAATCGCCTTAGGGGCCTCTGGCCGCATCTCGTCTGCAAATGCTATAAAGCCTACAAAGTGCAAAGTATCTTTAGTAAGTTCTGCCAGGTTTTTTAGTTCGCCGGCTTGAACCAATTTGCACATAGCCACGGCAATAACTCGGTATCCTTTGGAAGTAAATTCATGCATTTTAGATTCAGCGCTACGATGTTGTTCACTTGTTAGTGTGCTAAGCGTAAGTACATGTTCAGGAGATCCTTTTATATAAAGTGTTTGCGAATGTTTAATGTACGCACCACTCATGCGGCTAGAAAGGTCAAATGGGTAAAGCGTATCTACTTTAGTTGTGTGAGCAGCGTCTAATGATTCGCTAATTGCAATATCTAGTGGGTCGGTTGCTTTTTCATTTTGGTCTATAGTTAGTAAAGCGACACTACGAGTATCTTCTGAGCCCACCGACCATGTATCCACAACTTTTAAGTGATTTTTTGTGAGGGTGCCTGTTTTATC is a genomic window of Candidatus Nomurabacteria bacterium containing:
- a CDS encoding cation-transporting P-type ATPase is translated as DKTGTLTKNHLKVVDTWSVGSEDTRSVALLTIDQNEKATDPLDIAISESLDAAHTTKVDTLYPFDLSSRMSGAYIKHSQTLYIKGSPEHVLTLSTLTSEQHRSAESKMHEFTSKGYRVIAVAMCKLVQAGELKNLAELTKDTLHFVGFIAFADEMRPEAPKAIKAALDAGIQVRLITGDHYETAYNIGNRIGLASHHSQVIQGTDLPKDEQALALAIKDKTIFARILPEDKYRILRALKRTEITAMTGDGVNDVPALANAHVGIAMGSGSDIAKDTGGIVLLDDNFATIIKAISEGRKIFDNIRRMLFYLLSTSLGEVLTMIGALLLGLPLPVTAIQILWINLVTDTAMVLPLGLEPAEDGHMKRPPRKPKDPLLSKLLLSRMALVATTMAIVTIGIVISLEQSGFSTSYIQTVAFMALIVAQWTNAFNARSELNSSFSRFKTVNKGMFVGLMVAVSLQALVMFGPLGYVFDIQEVPLSTLAISSGVMMVAVLGVAELHKLLYKIYLQKKIVAN